Proteins encoded by one window of Pseudomonadota bacterium:
- a CDS encoding nicotinate-nucleotide adenylyltransferase: MTSAAGRSIGLLGGSFNPAHEGHVFVTRMALHSLRLDEVWWLVAPQNPSKSTTGMAPLDERLANAEAFVDLPRVRVTDIESRLGTRYTADTLRCLRRRSPTARFVWLMGADNLATIHHWHEWHRIFTTVPVAVFDRAPYSLSCLASPAAIRFRRNRIAPLRARDLADQEAPAWTYLMGPRHPASATAIRTGQAKYRHAGA; this comes from the coding sequence TTGACATCGGCGGCGGGCCGCAGCATCGGCCTGCTGGGCGGCTCGTTCAATCCGGCCCATGAAGGTCACGTGTTTGTCACGCGTATGGCGTTACATTCCCTGCGCTTGGACGAGGTCTGGTGGTTGGTCGCTCCGCAGAACCCATCAAAGTCGACAACCGGCATGGCGCCGCTTGACGAGCGCCTGGCGAATGCCGAGGCCTTTGTCGATCTGCCGAGGGTCAGGGTGACCGATATCGAAAGCCGGCTTGGCACCCGCTACACCGCCGATACCTTGCGGTGCCTTCGCCGGCGCAGCCCGACCGCGCGATTTGTCTGGCTGATGGGCGCCGACAACCTGGCGACCATCCATCATTGGCACGAATGGCACCGAATCTTCACAACAGTCCCCGTTGCGGTTTTTGACCGGGCTCCTTATTCTCTGAGCTGTCTGGCCAGTCCGGCGGCTATTCGGTTCCGCCGCAACAGGATCGCACCGCTGAGGGCGCGCGATCTGGCCGACCAGGAGGCGCCGGCCTGGACCTATTTGATGGGCCCACGCCACCCGGCATCGGCAACCGCGATCAGGACGGGTCAGGCCAAGTACCGGCATGCCGGCGCTTGA
- a CDS encoding glutamate-5-semialdehyde dehydrogenase, whose amino-acid sequence MTALSTAENLAEDDIATVMDDMGRAARDASRALAQATTETKNAALRAAAAALRDRETALIEANKADLAVGRERDLSNALMDRLTLNPDRIAAMAAGLEAIADLEDPVGRELARWQQPNGLDIARVAVPLGVIGIIYESRPNVTADAGGLCLKAGNAAILRGGSESFHSSHVITACLHQGLREAGLPETAVQLVPTTDRAAVGEMLTMTRWIDIIVPRGGQTLVERVQNESRVPVIAHLMGLCHTYVDATADPDMARDIALNAKLRRTGICGAMETLLFDRRLDDDTRRTVVAPLLDSGCELRGDAAAMRLDTRIQPANDEDWDTEYLDTILSVREVDGVEGALEHIARHGSDHTDAIVTENAAAAEHFLASVDSAIAMWNASTQFADGGEFGMGAEIGISTNRLHARGPVGVDQLTTFKYVVRGSGQTRP is encoded by the coding sequence ATGACCGCTCTATCAACAGCGGAAAACCTGGCCGAAGACGATATCGCCACGGTAATGGACGACATGGGCCGCGCCGCGCGCGATGCTTCGCGCGCCCTGGCCCAGGCGACCACCGAGACCAAGAACGCGGCGCTTCGTGCGGCGGCAGCGGCATTGCGCGACCGCGAGACCGCGCTGATCGAGGCGAACAAGGCCGATCTCGCGGTCGGTCGCGAGCGTGATCTCTCGAACGCCTTGATGGACCGGCTGACGCTCAATCCTGACCGCATCGCGGCGATGGCGGCGGGGCTTGAGGCGATTGCCGACCTGGAGGATCCGGTCGGTCGCGAACTCGCCCGCTGGCAACAACCCAACGGCTTGGACATCGCTCGGGTCGCGGTGCCGCTGGGCGTTATCGGGATCATTTACGAGTCCAGGCCGAACGTGACGGCCGATGCCGGCGGGTTGTGCCTGAAGGCCGGCAACGCGGCCATTCTGCGCGGGGGATCGGAGAGTTTTCACTCGTCCCACGTCATCACCGCCTGCCTGCACCAGGGATTGCGCGAAGCGGGCCTGCCGGAGACGGCGGTCCAGCTGGTGCCAACGACAGACCGGGCGGCGGTCGGCGAAATGCTGACGATGACGCGCTGGATCGACATCATCGTGCCGCGCGGCGGCCAGACCCTTGTCGAGCGGGTCCAGAACGAGAGCCGGGTCCCGGTCATCGCCCACCTGATGGGACTGTGCCACACCTATGTTGACGCCACTGCCGATCCTGACATGGCGCGCGACATCGCACTCAATGCCAAGCTCCGGCGCACCGGTATCTGTGGCGCCATGGAGACCCTGCTGTTCGATCGGCGTTTGGATGACGACACGCGCAGAACAGTCGTAGCGCCACTCCTGGATTCTGGCTGCGAGTTGCGCGGCGACGCTGCAGCGATGCGTCTGGACACCCGCATCCAACCCGCCAACGACGAGGATTGGGATACCGAGTACCTGGATACCATCCTGTCGGTGCGCGAGGTCGATGGCGTCGAGGGCGCCCTGGAGCACATTGCCCGGCATGGTTCCGACCACACCGATGCCATCGTCACCGAGAACGCGGCGGCGGCCGAACACTTCCTGGCCTCGGTCGACAGCGCGATCGCCATGTGGAACGCCTCGACCCAGTTTGCCGACGGCGGTGAGTTCGGCATGGGCGCGGAGATCGGTATCTCGACAAACCGTCTGCACGCCCGCGGGCCTGTCGGCGTCGATCAGCTCACGACATTCAAGTATGTCGTGCGCGGCAGCGGACAGACGCGGCCCTGA
- a CDS encoding cupin domain-containing protein has protein sequence MSTKPARLISEGHTGGMAPSHLVSAEAFTTGDQTEMISHAYTSDDESILTGVWECAPCKEEIDAYPVNEMMTVLDGSVTVTDADGNAETYVSGDTFFIPKGTPCTWEITKTLRKFYMIAA, from the coding sequence ATGAGCACCAAACCCGCACGACTGATTTCTGAAGGCCACACCGGCGGCATGGCACCCTCACATCTGGTCAGCGCCGAAGCGTTCACGACCGGTGATCAAACCGAGATGATCTCCCACGCCTATACGTCCGACGACGAGAGTATTCTTACCGGGGTCTGGGAATGCGCGCCTTGCAAGGAAGAGATCGACGCCTACCCGGTCAACGAAATGATGACCGTGCTGGACGGCTCGGTGACAGTTACCGACGCCGACGGCAACGCTGAGACCTACGTATCCGGCGACACCTTCTTCATTCCCAAGGGCACGCCGTGCACCTGGGAAATCACCAAGACACTGCGCAAATTCTACATGATCGCCGCCTGA
- the rpmA gene encoding 50S ribosomal protein L27 has protein sequence MAHKKAGGSSRNGRDSPGQRLGVKKFGGEQVIAGNIIVRQRGTKFHPGENVGMGKDHTIFATTDGHVRFRRLNARRMFIDVVPPAEAAE, from the coding sequence ATGGCGCATAAAAAAGCAGGCGGCAGCTCGCGCAACGGGCGCGACTCACCGGGCCAACGGCTGGGCGTGAAGAAGTTCGGCGGCGAACAGGTCATCGCCGGCAACATCATCGTGCGCCAGCGCGGCACCAAGTTCCATCCCGGCGAGAATGTCGGCATGGGCAAGGATCATACGATTTTCGCGACCACCGATGGTCACGTGCGTTTCCGGCGCTTGAACGCCCGGCGCATGTTCATCGACGTGGTCCCGCCGGCGGAGGCTGCCGAATAG
- the proB gene encoding glutamate 5-kinase, with amino-acid sequence MVDRLKKARRVVVKIGSALLVGDTDGRVRRSWLETLAADIAAMRANRQEVVIVTSGAIALGRRRLGLTGRSLRLDESQAAAACGQIHLAHAYEEALGHHDIRVAQVLLTLEDTEARRRYLNALGTINRLLRVGAVPVVNENDTVATTEIRFGDNDRLAARVAAMTSADVLVLLSDIDGFYDSDPRKRKDATLIPEVTQITDEVAAMAGKAPPGDSSGGMETKLTAARIAVAAGCHMVIANGHHDHPLRHIQDGGPSSWFVAASTPRAARKSWIAGSLKPAGSLIVDDGARKALAAGKSLLPAGVTTVEGRFQKGDAVLVKDARGREIARGLVAYSCQDARRIAGHKSGEIGDLLGYRGREELIHRDDLVLS; translated from the coding sequence ATGGTTGACCGTCTGAAAAAAGCACGGCGCGTGGTCGTCAAAATCGGCTCGGCCCTGCTGGTCGGCGATACGGACGGGCGCGTGCGCCGGTCGTGGCTGGAGACGCTGGCCGCCGACATCGCCGCCATGCGGGCCAACCGCCAGGAGGTCGTCATTGTGACGTCCGGCGCGATCGCCTTGGGCCGGCGCCGGCTGGGCCTGACGGGACGCTCGCTTCGGCTCGACGAAAGCCAGGCCGCCGCCGCGTGCGGCCAGATCCATCTGGCCCATGCCTATGAAGAGGCGCTCGGTCATCATGACATCCGCGTCGCCCAAGTCCTGCTGACCCTGGAAGATACCGAAGCGCGTCGCCGGTACTTGAACGCGCTGGGCACCATCAATCGCCTGCTGCGCGTCGGCGCCGTGCCCGTCGTCAACGAAAACGATACGGTCGCGACGACCGAGATACGGTTTGGCGACAACGACCGGCTGGCGGCCCGGGTCGCGGCCATGACCAGCGCCGACGTCCTGGTGCTTCTGTCCGATATCGACGGGTTCTATGACTCCGATCCGCGCAAGCGGAAGGACGCCACGCTGATCCCCGAGGTTACCCAGATCACCGACGAGGTCGCCGCCATGGCCGGCAAGGCGCCGCCGGGCGACTCCTCTGGCGGCATGGAGACAAAGCTGACCGCGGCCAGGATCGCGGTCGCCGCCGGCTGCCACATGGTGATCGCGAATGGCCATCATGATCATCCGCTTCGGCATATTCAGGACGGCGGGCCGTCGTCCTGGTTCGTCGCCGCTTCGACCCCGCGCGCAGCCCGCAAGAGCTGGATCGCGGGCTCGCTGAAGCCGGCGGGATCGCTGATCGTCGACGATGGCGCGCGCAAGGCGCTGGCCGCCGGCAAGAGCCTGTTGCCCGCCGGCGTCACGACCGTCGAGGGCCGCTTTCAAAAAGGTGACGCGGTGCTGGTCAAAGACGCCCGGGGTCGCGAAATCGCCCGGGGCCTGGTCGCTTACTCATGCCAGGACGCCCGCCGCATCGCCGGTCACAAAAGCGGTGAAATCGGCGATTTGCTGGGCTACCGTGGCCGCGAAGAACTGATCCACAGAGACGATTTGGTGTTGTCATGA
- the obgE gene encoding GTPase ObgE: MKFLDEAKVFVKSGNGGAGAVSFRREKYVEFGGPDGGDGGRGGDVVVECVPNLNTLIDFRYRQHFKAKNGRPGEGGNRTGASAAPVVLQVPPGTQVLAEDRETALADLTEPGDRVVLLKGGDGGRGNTRFKSSTNRAPRRSDPGWPGEELWLWLRLKLIADAGLVGLPNAGKSTFLARVTRAKPRVADYPFTTLHPQLGVVGVDDKEFVLADLPGLIAGAHQGAGLGDRFLGHVERCAVVLHLVDGTADDIAGDYKIIRGEIEAYGHGLADKPTVVALNKIDALDDELRDMQREELSTVAGPDIAMMSGVTGEGVDAVLRALMGHIEAARRPLVEA; encoded by the coding sequence ATGAAGTTCCTGGATGAGGCCAAGGTCTTCGTCAAAAGCGGCAACGGCGGCGCCGGCGCTGTCAGTTTTCGCCGTGAGAAGTATGTCGAGTTCGGCGGACCGGACGGCGGGGACGGCGGACGCGGCGGGGACGTTGTCGTGGAATGCGTGCCCAACCTCAATACGCTCATTGACTTCCGCTACCGCCAGCACTTCAAGGCGAAGAACGGAAGGCCCGGCGAAGGCGGCAACCGCACCGGGGCGAGCGCCGCGCCGGTTGTCTTGCAGGTACCGCCGGGGACTCAGGTTCTGGCCGAGGATCGCGAGACCGCCCTGGCCGATCTGACCGAACCGGGCGACCGGGTCGTGCTCTTGAAGGGCGGCGATGGCGGGCGCGGCAACACGCGGTTCAAGTCGTCGACCAACCGGGCGCCGCGCCGCTCCGACCCCGGCTGGCCGGGCGAGGAGCTGTGGCTGTGGCTGCGTCTGAAACTGATCGCCGATGCCGGCCTGGTCGGTCTGCCCAATGCCGGCAAGTCGACCTTTCTGGCCCGCGTCACCCGCGCCAAGCCGCGCGTCGCCGACTATCCTTTCACGACACTGCATCCCCAGCTGGGCGTCGTCGGCGTCGACGACAAGGAGTTCGTGCTGGCCGACCTGCCCGGCCTGATCGCTGGCGCGCATCAGGGCGCCGGCCTGGGCGACCGGTTCCTCGGCCATGTCGAGCGCTGCGCTGTCGTCCTGCATCTGGTCGACGGCACCGCCGACGATATCGCCGGCGACTACAAGATCATCCGCGGCGAGATCGAGGCCTATGGCCACGGCCTTGCCGACAAGCCGACCGTTGTCGCGCTGAACAAGATCGACGCCCTGGACGACGAGTTGCGTGATATGCAGCGCGAGGAGCTCAGCACGGTCGCCGGTCCCGATATCGCCATGATGTCGGGCGTCACAGGCGAAGGCGTCGATGCGGTTCTGCGCGCGCTGATGGGTCATATCGAGGCCGCGCGCCGGCCCCTGGTCGAGGCCTGA
- the gpmI gene encoding 2,3-bisphosphoglycerate-independent phosphoglycerate mutase, giving the protein MNEPTRSSPIVLCILDGWGCGPDTPDNAIRAARTPVWQRLMASATHTQLDTSGEAVGLPRGQMGNSEVGHLTIGAGRIMMQDLPRIDRAVADGSLAANPTLASLIDGVKRGTGRCQLMGLMSPGGVHSHQDHVAALANILAEHGIEVMVHAILDGRDVPPSSAEEFIQAFSAAAPKAEIVTVIGRYFAMDRDNRWERVELAYDAMVTGRGHAASTALDALRQAYDKGQTDEFVEPAVVAGYDGMCDGDGLIMANFRADRARQVLDALLDPDFDDFKRSRRIAFSAAAGMVSYSNALDPLLPSLFAPQQVTNSFGSVIADAGLRQLRIAETEKYAHVTYFFNGGDEHVFEGEDRILVPSPKVATYDLKPEMSATEVTDKLVAAIRTRSFDVVICNFANPDMVGHTGVLAAAIKAVEVVDTCLGRLADAVSDAGGLLLITADHGNIEAMRDPQTGKAHTAHTTNPVPLLLVGAKPGIELERGRLCDIAPTLLDLLHLEQPSEMTGHTLIAARQRRAGD; this is encoded by the coding sequence ATGAACGAACCGACCCGCTCGAGCCCCATCGTTCTTTGCATTCTGGACGGTTGGGGCTGTGGCCCCGATACGCCCGATAACGCGATTCGCGCCGCCCGGACCCCTGTCTGGCAGCGCCTCATGGCATCGGCGACCCATACCCAGCTCGACACGTCCGGCGAGGCGGTCGGCCTGCCACGCGGCCAGATGGGCAATTCCGAGGTCGGTCACCTGACGATCGGGGCCGGGCGGATCATGATGCAGGATCTGCCGCGCATTGATCGCGCGGTGGCGGACGGTTCGCTTGCCGCAAACCCGACCCTGGCAAGCCTGATTGACGGTGTGAAGCGCGGCACCGGCCGGTGCCAGCTGATGGGCCTGATGTCGCCGGGCGGCGTTCACAGCCACCAGGACCACGTGGCCGCGCTGGCCAACATCCTGGCCGAACATGGAATCGAGGTCATGGTTCATGCCATCCTCGACGGACGCGATGTCCCACCGTCAAGCGCCGAAGAGTTCATCCAGGCCTTTTCGGCTGCGGCGCCAAAGGCAGAGATTGTGACTGTGATCGGGCGCTATTTCGCCATGGATCGCGACAACCGCTGGGAACGCGTCGAACTGGCCTATGACGCCATGGTCACAGGCCGCGGTCACGCCGCCTCAACCGCATTGGATGCCCTGCGCCAAGCCTATGACAAAGGTCAAACCGACGAGTTCGTCGAACCCGCAGTAGTCGCTGGCTATGACGGCATGTGCGACGGCGACGGCCTGATCATGGCTAACTTCCGGGCCGATCGCGCCCGCCAGGTCTTGGACGCGCTGCTCGATCCCGATTTCGATGATTTCAAGCGGTCGCGCCGCATCGCGTTTTCTGCCGCAGCCGGTATGGTGTCTTACTCCAACGCGCTTGATCCACTGTTGCCGTCGTTGTTCGCGCCGCAGCAAGTAACGAACAGCTTCGGCAGCGTGATCGCCGACGCCGGCCTTCGCCAGTTGCGGATCGCGGAGACCGAGAAGTACGCGCACGTCACCTACTTCTTCAATGGCGGCGATGAGCATGTGTTTGAGGGCGAAGACCGGATCCTCGTCCCCTCGCCCAAGGTCGCGACCTATGACCTGAAGCCGGAAATGTCGGCGACGGAAGTGACGGACAAGCTTGTGGCGGCGATCCGCACGCGCAGTTTTGACGTCGTCATCTGCAACTTCGCCAACCCGGACATGGTTGGCCATACCGGTGTCCTGGCCGCGGCGATCAAGGCGGTCGAAGTGGTGGATACTTGCCTGGGCCGCCTGGCGGATGCTGTAAGCGACGCGGGCGGTCTTCTCTTGATCACCGCTGATCACGGCAACATCGAAGCCATGCGCGATCCGCAAACGGGCAAGGCTCATACCGCCCACACTACGAACCCGGTTCCGCTGCTTCTGGTCGGTGCCAAGCCCGGCATCGAGCTCGAGCGCGGCCGGCTGTGCGACATCGCGCCAACCCTGCTTGATCTGCTGCACCTGGAGCAGCCGAGCGAAATGACGGGCCACACGCTGATTGCCGCGAGACAGAGACGTGCGGGAGACTAG
- the rlmH gene encoding 23S rRNA (pseudouridine(1915)-N(3))-methyltransferase RlmH, producing MRITIAAVGRLRNGPIRDLISDYTKRLPWDLTIREIAEGRQPGRRKDDEATALLATVTDGAGIIALDERGKDLTSEALADWLAKRQDDGQRDWTILIGGADGLGALVLDRADMVLSLGRLTWPHMLARLLVVEQLYRAHTIQIGHPYHRE from the coding sequence ATGCGGATCACGATTGCGGCGGTCGGCCGCTTGCGCAACGGACCGATCCGTGACCTGATCAGCGACTACACGAAACGCCTGCCCTGGGATCTGACGATCCGCGAGATCGCCGAAGGGCGACAGCCGGGCCGGCGCAAGGATGACGAGGCGACCGCCCTGCTCGCGACCGTCACCGATGGCGCGGGCATTATCGCGCTTGATGAGCGCGGCAAAGATCTGACAAGCGAAGCCCTGGCCGATTGGCTGGCGAAACGCCAGGACGATGGCCAACGGGACTGGACCATACTGATAGGCGGCGCGGACGGCCTGGGCGCGCTGGTCCTCGACCGGGCGGACATGGTGCTTTCGCTCGGCCGCCTGACCTGGCCCCACATGCTGGCGCGCCTGCTTGTGGTTGAGCAACTCTACCGCGCCCACACGATCCAAATTGGCCACCCCTACCACCGGGAATAG
- a CDS encoding metallophosphoesterase, whose amino-acid sequence MPANPFIAGERLFTFAVVADTHVTEVEADAIGGYDVDTVKLGADRSRYVVHQINQLAPDFVIHLGDITHPEPGTPAYDDSATRFHQVYADLQCPLHLVAGNHDIGEKAFPDEPLAPQQTQRTVNDEMIAEYERQFQDHFYAFDHNDCLFVVINGMIVNSGLPCEAHQREWLEALLKDNHGRRVFMFSHYPTYLTDASESGHYDATDEPGRAWLLGLLARHGVEAFYAGHVHNFFFNRHGATNCYVLPSICFLRHDYHELFRVAPGMKQGRHDGAKLGYGIVEVYETGHLNHIVRTHGQTLEAGEAPPRSSAKAPPVHGLKPRTRGVGLYLRQPWCDTADIPTPWGIDAFSRKRVRNDYPLMALWEMGVRDLRVPLDDLADPETGARMAELAALGHRFTAYSYGLPKGAASDALRQRGDCLAAWEVIAPITSVSDLLTDIATLKGETPAFFNAYRVDVEAFSSSHGLTADERGAVEALLALPGARDAIDGIVFGISWQEAPAPAIANARDSVAGLGVAAAVHVQFAHRRPLSQDETERHDASRIAEAVTAAMAFDDITVFLDNFTGIDRGYYFSGGLVDRLYNPIAGAHIVRHLHAALADGCVIVAVRDDGQATVVELSGNVGDVAIVLPKVSLNAAELAALPSPATSRWIDLASGTPITNGINGPVFVSTSKGGEGHS is encoded by the coding sequence ATGCCCGCCAATCCCTTCATTGCGGGCGAACGGCTCTTCACCTTCGCCGTCGTCGCCGATACGCATGTCACGGAGGTCGAGGCCGATGCGATCGGCGGCTATGACGTCGATACGGTCAAGCTGGGCGCCGACCGGTCGCGCTATGTGGTTCACCAGATCAACCAGCTTGCGCCGGACTTTGTCATCCACCTCGGCGATATCACCCATCCGGAGCCCGGCACGCCGGCCTATGACGATTCAGCGACGCGTTTCCATCAAGTCTATGCCGACCTCCAATGCCCGCTTCACTTGGTGGCCGGCAATCACGACATCGGCGAAAAGGCCTTTCCGGACGAACCTCTCGCGCCGCAGCAGACACAACGGACCGTCAACGACGAGATGATCGCCGAATACGAACGGCAGTTTCAGGATCACTTCTACGCGTTCGATCACAACGACTGCCTATTCGTGGTGATCAACGGCATGATCGTCAACTCAGGGCTCCCGTGCGAGGCGCACCAGCGGGAATGGCTCGAAGCCCTCCTGAAAGACAACCATGGCCGGCGCGTCTTCATGTTCTCGCACTATCCGACCTATCTGACCGACGCGAGTGAATCCGGGCACTACGACGCCACCGACGAACCGGGACGGGCATGGTTGCTGGGCCTACTCGCGCGCCACGGCGTCGAGGCATTCTATGCCGGCCACGTTCACAACTTCTTCTTCAACCGTCACGGCGCGACCAACTGTTACGTCCTGCCGTCGATCTGCTTCCTGCGGCACGACTATCACGAACTGTTCCGTGTCGCGCCTGGCATGAAACAGGGACGTCATGACGGCGCCAAGCTGGGCTACGGCATCGTCGAGGTTTATGAGACCGGCCACCTCAATCATATCGTTCGCACCCACGGACAGACGCTGGAAGCCGGCGAGGCCCCGCCCCGATCGTCCGCAAAGGCGCCGCCTGTCCACGGCCTGAAGCCGAGAACACGCGGCGTTGGTCTCTATCTGCGCCAGCCGTGGTGTGACACCGCCGACATTCCGACGCCCTGGGGGATCGATGCCTTCAGCCGAAAGCGGGTGCGCAATGACTATCCGCTGATGGCGCTTTGGGAGATGGGCGTGCGCGACCTGCGTGTGCCGCTGGATGACCTGGCGGATCCTGAGACCGGCGCGCGCATGGCCGAGCTTGCCGCCCTCGGCCATCGCTTTACGGCCTATTCCTATGGTTTGCCCAAGGGCGCGGCGAGCGATGCTCTGCGTCAACGTGGCGATTGTCTGGCGGCATGGGAAGTGATCGCGCCGATCACCAGCGTGAGCGATTTGCTGACCGACATCGCAACGCTGAAAGGCGAGACGCCGGCCTTCTTCAACGCCTACCGTGTCGACGTCGAGGCGTTCAGCAGCAGCCACGGCCTGACGGCCGACGAACGCGGCGCTGTCGAAGCTCTGCTCGCCCTGCCGGGCGCCCGCGATGCCATTGATGGCATCGTGTTCGGCATTAGCTGGCAGGAAGCGCCGGCCCCGGCGATCGCGAATGCGCGCGATAGCGTCGCGGGCCTCGGTGTCGCGGCCGCCGTGCACGTCCAGTTCGCCCATCGCAGACCCCTGAGCCAGGACGAGACCGAGCGGCACGACGCCAGCCGTATCGCCGAAGCTGTAACGGCCGCCATGGCATTCGATGACATCACCGTGTTTCTCGACAACTTCACCGGTATCGACCGCGGCTATTACTTCAGCGGCGGCCTGGTCGACCGTCTCTACAATCCAATCGCCGGCGCGCACATCGTGCGCCACCTCCACGCCGCCCTCGCCGACGGATGCGTCATCGTCGCGGTGAGAGACGATGGTCAGGCAACAGTTGTCGAACTGAGCGGCAATGTCGGCGATGTGGCGATCGTACTGCCCAAGGTCAGTCTGAATGCAGCCGAGCTTGCGGCGCTTCCTTCACCCGCGACCAGCCGCTGGATCGACCTCGCGAGCGGAACGCCGATAACGAACGGCATCAACGGCCCGGTCTTCGTGTCGACAAGCAAGGGTGGCGAAGGACACAGCTGA
- the rsfS gene encoding ribosome silencing factor, which yields MTVHGDNNEGSIPIASKRPRGAETPTIAALIISALEDGKADDIVEIDLAGKTSIADRMIIASGGSQRQVLALTDRVLKALKGTGRKAIGVEGRTQGDWVLVDLGDVILHIFRPETREHYGLEKMWSVALPPAEPLEAHA from the coding sequence GTGACAGTGCATGGCGACAACAATGAAGGGAGCATCCCGATAGCAAGCAAACGTCCCCGCGGGGCCGAGACCCCGACGATAGCGGCGCTTATCATCAGCGCCCTTGAAGACGGCAAGGCCGACGATATCGTCGAGATTGATCTTGCCGGCAAAACCAGCATCGCAGACAGAATGATCATCGCCAGCGGCGGCTCGCAGCGCCAGGTTCTCGCGCTGACCGATCGCGTGCTGAAAGCGCTGAAGGGAACCGGCCGCAAGGCCATCGGCGTTGAAGGCCGAACGCAGGGCGATTGGGTCCTGGTCGATCTCGGCGATGTCATCCTGCACATCTTCCGGCCGGAAACGCGCGAGCATTACGGCCTGGAGAAGATGTGGTCGGTCGCCCTGCCGCCGGCCGAGCCACTGGAAGCGCACGCCTGA
- the rplU gene encoding 50S ribosomal protein L21, which translates to MFAVIETGGKQYRVAQNDIVTVERLDGDPGESVTFDRVLMMGSGEDVEIGAPVLDGAQVTAEVVDQTRARKVLIFKKKRRKHYRRHAGHRQEHTVLKITEILAKGAKPKAAAKKAAPAKAADDGAAEEKAPAKKAAPKKAAAKKAPAKKAAAKKAAAPQTDSSDSQED; encoded by the coding sequence ATGTTCGCAGTGATTGAAACCGGCGGCAAACAGTACCGCGTCGCCCAGAACGACATCGTGACCGTGGAGCGCCTGGACGGCGACCCCGGCGAATCGGTGACCTTTGACCGTGTTCTGATGATGGGCAGCGGCGAGGACGTCGAAATCGGCGCGCCCGTGCTTGACGGCGCCCAGGTCACGGCCGAGGTGGTGGACCAGACCAGGGCTCGCAAGGTTCTGATTTTCAAGAAGAAACGGCGCAAGCACTATCGCCGCCACGCGGGCCACCGTCAGGAACACACGGTGCTGAAGATCACCGAGATCCTGGCCAAGGGCGCCAAGCCCAAGGCAGCGGCCAAGAAAGCCGCGCCGGCCAAGGCAGCCGACGATGGCGCGGCCGAGGAGAAGGCACCGGCGAAGAAGGCAGCGCCCAAAAAGGCAGCAGCCAAGAAGGCGCCGGCGAAGAAGGCAGCCGCCAAGAAGGCCGCGGCGCCTCAAACCGATAGCTCCGATAGCCAGGAGGATTGA